GTAGTGCTGAGTGTAGTCTCTCTGGGAGATACCTGACAGGGGCAGTTAGAGAGACCGGTCAAGGCTTTGACCACACTGTCCTCTAGTGTGAATAGTGCCATCAAGTGGGGAGGTAACTGGTGGCGCAGAGGTTACAGCTGCCATTCCCGTCACATGCATCATCTGTACTCATAAAAAGCAGCCCCACCCACAATGAGTCACTGCCCCTGCTCTGCAGTACCGGCGTGGTACTTTACCTATCAGCTTGTTTTCCTTGACAAAGCACCTGAACTCTCCCCCGGGGATCAGCTCACTCCACTTCCTGAGGACGAGCTGTGAGGGTGGGGCAACACTTGGTGAACGCACGCAcaggtggaggagctgcagcCGTTCTCCTGTCTCCACTAAAGCAAGCTGGCAGCAGGGATCACCAAACATTGACCACTCTGCCATTAACactgtttctgtgctgctttaGCTCATTTTAATAGAGAGAGAATAGAGGGAACACTTCCAACATCAGTGACCACGTTTCACGTTCCGTGAATACAGTTCATCTTCAAATGACCAAACTACCAGGGGGTTGGAGAATCAGTCATGTGACTGACCGTCATATGACATATAATATACCACAAATGATATTTTGAACATGACACATATTGTATTTATCAtaaatgtatattgtatatcatTAGCacgatttttaaaaatcattctgGCATGATGATAAtcttttatatgtaaataagatGTTCCAGTTTAactaaatttttaaaacaaactttaggtacatatttttcatgtagTGTATTAAGAGCTGTATACCTACAAATCacttaaaatagaaataatcatttttaaacaaatctgGTTTCATTTTGCCCCATATCCTACAACTGAGAAGGAAAACTACCAATGTTCTTAATGAGAATGATCGCCCAATTCTGCATTTCTAAAAAAGCATATTTCTAAGTTATGTACTGACGGTTTTATgcttatgaaatattttaattgtggGACGTTTAACAAATTTGGGTTTCATTTCATTgattaacgtttttttttttaaacttctggagcacaaaattaaaaaaaaataataatatgatgcACTAGCCTGTCCAGTCATTCCAGAATGTGGTCACCCAAGGTCTGGTCATGCGTGGATAAACTGGAGTGTTAACAGTGAATCCAACACAAAGCCCATGGTCCTCACCAACAGGGCCGTCAGCAGCCGTGTCCCAGGGAACCTCATTACTCTGGTCTCTAGCCATATCACTGCGGTGACGTACCTCATAGCTGATCGGTGGGTCTGGAGAGTCATCACTGCACTGGAGGAACCTGGGAGCGACATAGTGACATGATTACAGATGGAACAACAGTAAACACATCTGAACTCAACAACTGCTAAACtgcttcttcctttttcagtCAAATGAAGTGAATTAAACTTAAAATTCCATCAGTGCTGGACTCAGATGCATCTCTCACTCTTGGCACTTTGGGAGGGGCAGCAGTTGGGTTCCTAGACCCTACTGGAACCTGCATACTGTACAGTTGTTGAagttatactgtacatttcctgCACACCCATTCTTCAGTAATTTTATGTATGGAGAATTTACTGCAATAAATGGACAAAAACGGATCtcaacatttattaaaaatccCAAATGTCTGACATTATTACAGAAAGGTTTTTTGGGCTCATTTTAAAGATATGGGACAGCAAGTGGTGTAGAGGCTAGGGCCACTATGTTGCAATCAAAGACCAACCGACCAGTTATAAATGTtctgaaatgctgcatttttcctGTAGATTTTAAAGGGTATTTCTTTACCCAGGagctggtaatttttttaaaaaaaaaagttccctCAAAATTTATTCTGAACGTCACCGCACAAGACAAATGTGAAACGCAGCAGAGCTCGAGTTGGCACCCGTGTGGGCTGCAGCAGTGGCACAGAGCGGCTCTTAGCAGAGCTGCTAATCAATAGGAACCAAGAGCTTTTAGGGAAATGAGAGGTCAGCGGGAGCAAAGGAGCTGGAAAGCTGGACAAGAGCACTGCCAGTGACCAAACAAGGAGCCCACTGCTACCATACAGGGCAATctattaatatcattattattttactctCTCTTATTTAGCTTTGTGTTTCATGCCTTACAGCACTAAACAACATGTACACAGTTACCTATTACAGTACACAGTTAcccagcagggtattcttactctatcagttcgaggtaagtacctcgctccaCAATACTGTCGTTGCCTCATTCTAGTGACATTTATGGTGGAACAGCTCTGGAAAAGGTAACGGTTTTAGCGCAAAGCtttttgtagaaaaacacaacacacaataACACGGATATATTTTAGGAGGCATTTTTAAGAGATTACATAAGCAATGGTTTTAAGTTACATAACTCAGCCAGTGATTTTCCAACAAACTGTAGCATAGCAGTGGTTTGTGGACATGTGATGAAGCAGATGTTCGACACTATCGAGTAGTTTCCAGGGACTTCATTCTCCCAAACTGACTTCTATAAACTacagaaggaggaggacaatCTGTCACCTTGCCTATTAATAACCAATATAAAGCAGCCACTGTGAGGATGACTATGGAATATATTCAGTCACGTTTATGTCATATTCAGACATCTTTACTTACTCTGGGTGAGGCTCAACATGTGCTTTCATTGTATTAgaggaaatacagtacagaacaGCACCCACACTGTGGTATTTGCCTTACTGTTAAATAATTACTGCATAAATCATCAAACTGCTGTAATATCAATTACATACACAGACATTCCTCACATAACAAGATTAactgttccatgaaatcaccccatGAGCCGGATTCCTGTTGTGAGGGGGGTCAAATTACCATGATTTCGAATGGAAAAACAGGTTCCTAGATAGAAAATGTTCCTTAAAATACCACAAAAAACCATTTATTTGTGTGACAATGACAGCAACATATTTATAGTACCTGTAACAAAACGATCACTTCTACCTTATCTTTGCTAAGGCCTGAAGTCTGTCCCTGAAATACGGGATGTGAGAAAGGGTATATTCCAGACAGACACATGATCACTCTCTTTTACTCTGTAAAACGTACTGATACAGTCAGTCGCAATATGTAGCATTGCTCACAAATTTTAGATCCCACTTCCTACTGTAGCGTTCTTCACcaaggttcttactctgaaataatacaggaaaaattaccgagctgtataaatggataaatcaatgtaagtagcttaacactgtcagtgACTTTTGgcgagaagcatcagctaaattagttAATACTAAACCTGTTGTTTCATACTATGTATGAACAAGAGTATTTATGTTCCTAAAGTCTTGCAGCCAATTTTCTTTGTACGAAACCTTGCTGTTAAAACCCAGTGGGTTCTCATCTCTCCCATAAAGGAGTGTGACACCATGAGCTGCAATTTTAATGTGGTGTGAGACCATTAAGTCCACATTCCCCCATTACTTTGCTTCTTCTGCAGTCTGTAAGGATGTGAGAGGAGAGTGAACAAAGACAACAAGGCAATTTATTTCTACCCATGAGCCATATGCATGGCCAGACAGCGGTGGCACAGAAGTACACACTCACGGTTGCGTGAGGTCATGGGTGATGAAGTCAGAGCTCTTGAACAGCAGAAAGATGTCGCTCAAGCTGCGGCACTTCAGGGAGCTGTTGAGGGCAATCCAGTTGGCATCCTGGAGGACACAGGAGTTCCAAAAGTCATGTGGATGGATGCTTTCTGTGCACATGATGTTTCAGGGGCCGTAAGACAAACAACTGCCATTTTGACAATCCGTAACAGTTATGTAATCTGTGAAAAAGAAATAGTTTGATCGgcatttgcaaaaatgtaatcataaaGAATTTTGATTAACTTGCCTTTAAGGTTgcaatcaaaaaaaaacaaaacaaaaaaaacaaagataactTGTACTTGAAAGGACAAAACCAAATTAATAGCATTAACgcactaatataaatatttgagaAAACACATGATCTTCAGCCCTCATGGTATGTGACATTTAGACAAGCATCTTACTCAAGCTCAATTACgctaacatttaattttacatttatttatttagcagctctaaccactgcaccatctgctACCTAATCAAGCAAGTGTGTACACTGTAAGACCCCTTGGCCATGATCCCGAAATACCTTTGTCACTTACATTTTCACCGTAAATGACACAACATTGACTCTCATGTTTACAATATTGAAAACAATCCATTAGTTCTTTTGGTCTGATTCCAAGTCTCGTGGACTAAGACAGGACTGCTACAGCTATCCATCTCTCATAATCAAATCCAGCAGCAAACTTTACATGTTCTGAAGATTTCTGATTGCAGGAAGAGAAACTGTGCACCTCAGTGGCAGACACAGAGAGTTCTTAAAGAGAGGCAGCAATGGATTAGTGGACCTGCTGTGCTGGACCTGGCTGGAGCTCAGCACACCCTGCACAAGCGTGTTGTGCCTTACCCGTGGGGCACTCCAGTTGAGCTTGGGGAAGACGCTGCCCCCGAGAGCGTTTATGGCTTCTTGCACCTTGGCGTTGAATTCTGGGAACTCGGGGGCCTGTGAAAAGGAGCAGCAGTCAGCCCTGGACACAGTATCTCCAGCGCAGATTAACGCAAACCTGGTTTATCGGTAAAAACAATTAATTCCTTTATAAGTGATCTAAATTCCATTCAACAAAACACTGCTTTCATTCTGTAGCTTTAAATGTCGTTAGTGTACAGATTACTAGTTTCCATTTATACTATTATATAGTGAAGGCACAAAAACTGTCTGTCtttcaacagaaaaataatacaaagcGCAGCCTTTTTCCTTTCTGAGCCTAAATCATCTCTACGACcacatatttattcacttaaaaaaaaaaaatcttatccGTTAACACTGAAATACTGACAATTCTCTGGCAAATTAATTAAACTCCACAGCTGGGCTATAACTGGTAAAACAACCTGGTAAAAGTGTCCAATATTTTAATCTGTTAGTCTATTATCTGACTTTTCTCCTTGACTTCAATTGCTAAGTAAATGACCTGACAATTTACGgaaaaaagagaacagaaaacTCTAAAATAAGATGTACTTACTGTTACAATTGCAGTCGTCTCATCGTCGGACCACTGGCaatgaaaagcaacacaaagaTATTTAggtaaatattgaaaaaagcCAAGTTTAATCACTGAATACACAATGAGGTATATAAACTCTTCATGCAATACCTGGACTTCCTCGTCTTCATCAAAGTCATTGTTGTTTGTCTGAGACGGTGGTGAGTGGCTGAGGTAAttatcaaacaaacaaaacaaaaatattacttgAGCCTTACAGAAGAGAGCTGACATTTGCACGAGAACACAATCAGTTCTGcaatatctggacacccttctggaagttattagaaagcaCTGCATGATTATACCCgtgataaattgtaaccttcTGACCCTGAGCTCTTGCTCTATGGATGTGGACATATTTGACTTTTCGTGGCGTACTACCTATCTGCATGCCGTTTTGACGCTGTGCTGAGCATAAAAAAAAGCTTGACAGAAGAACATCATGTTCAGTGCATCGACTGCTCACCTAAATCAAATAAGTGAGAGCAAAGAACTGTTCATTATCCCTTTTATTTCTAACTCCAAAGTCAACATTGCTCCTAAATCAATCAAGACAGAtccataatttttaaatgttacaaaaaatattatttaaaaaaattaagaattctgtaaaatcttttatttttatttacatcaaGCTTTGTTAacagattattttaaattttatctccacaaactcctatttaatGCTAACTATTGACCAACTCGTctcataaatatatacaatggCTGTCGTTCTCTCAACAATACTGATTATTATCCCCACTTGGGTCTCCCATAATACACTTATGGCATCCTAAAAAACACCACACTGTTTTGGTATATATCAGCATCATATAGCAGTACACCTTTTCTAACTGGCACTGCTTCAATTAGTAACACTCAGGAAGACCAGATGCAAGCTATAAAAACTGGAAGTGAGTTCAGtaaaggtggtcccacactcctccTCCGCCTGCCCTTTACTGCCACCCACGGACCCGGCGGCTAAACACACGTCTCGTTTGCTGCACTTCAAACAGACAAgggaagaaaatcaaaaataaaaagaaaaatgacaaaacatttgTATCTCTGAACATTCATAACCTGAGGAGCCTTTGTGCTCATGTACGGTACCCACCTGCCAGACACTACCAACGTTCCATCATCTAGCAGATAGTCGATCACATTCTGAGGTAAGGCAAGAATAACgctggaaaacagaaacaacCACTCAGATTATGACCTTATGATCTGAAGCAGGGGACAACAACGTGGGCCAGCTGACAGTGCAGTGCTTAgagcctttggatccgaaggtttacgggttcgagccccacctctggctgtagcacccttgagcaaggcaatCATGCTAAACTGCTCCAagaaaatcacccagctgtatgggtAAATAACGGTAAGCTTGTAATacttgtaagtaccttaacattttaagtcgctatgagaaaagcatcagagaaatgtaaacaaacactgTGGAACTGCTGTGGACGTGACGTCATGAATTGAAAGCAAACTCCAACTGGTAAATAAATTAgtacaattaataataattgtcaGTGGCCACACATTTATACGATGAGTTGGTCAACAGTCGGTAGTGGATCGGAGACAACAGACTCTAAGTtactttaaatgagttttaatgaaGCTGCCTGACTACCGGCTTATTGTGGCTACGTCACGTGGTactgaaacacatctgtgtACCACCACGACGTAGCCGTCAAGACTCGGGTACGTCAGCTTCGTACTAAAtgttttttaccatgttttcaaaACTTTGAATCTTTTAACGGTTTCCCATCATCATGGCTCGATGCTGTTCTGGCTCCAAGACGACTGTCCTCAGAACGCAGCTGGACATGACTGGGAGACACTCCTGTTAGCATAGCAGCTAGCTCAGCTGTACACAACGATACCCGGCTTCACGGGCCATAGAACTTAATTCGGAGGCGTCGCATATCGGTTATTGTAGAGTATTTTACACGACTATGCCGCATCATACCTTTTAATCGTGTGCTTTTTAAACAGCGGGTACCAGGCCGAAAACTGACAATTCACAACTTGCTCCTTCTTCATGCTGCATCGGTGTAACCGGAAGTAGTCCGGTCATAAAACTTCCTCCCCTAACAACACGCTGCAGCGAATCTATTGTTCCTCCTCCCTATACACTCGTCGTCACGAGTATTAGATTCACTGAGTTTACATAACTcaaaaatgtaggaaaaaaaatagatttttctatatatgtataaatagcATTTCCTGCACCTgaagtattttcttcacttttacCTTTTCTAATGTTTCTGTATGCTGCTGAGCGAAAAGAACCTGCACTTCCGCGTCCATCCGTTAGTTGGCAGCAAAGGGCCCTGAGTCACAACTGAAACGGAATAGCTACGAGTGTGTTGGCGCCTTccttcaactcccttccacaaCGTTTACACCTCACGTCTGGTGTTTGTGAGCGTCAGCAGTTAATAACAAAATAAGAAGGGCCACGCATGTTCACGGCAGACAgtgtatttttcagtcattttgaatTGGCTTCAGTTTTGACGTGgattcaaattaaaaattgttacaattaaaaatcaaagtatCGCTTGTATAAAAGATGATTTAACGGAACCGAACCTGTCAATGTATCAGTGGACATGTGTATTATTAACCTTCTAATTGTGTACATGAGAAAGTGAGAAATAGCCGGAAGCTGATGAGCACTCCACAGGGATCTTATAGAGACTTTAGGAAAAATGATGAAGGTGTCGGTCAGTGTGAGgtcagtgtgttccagtgaaTAAAGAATCATGAAGGACTTGCCATGAACACACAGTCCCTGGAAAGCGGGATCACAAGGCCATGAACTGTGCCAAGTGCAAATGTGGAAGGTGAGCACTAGATGGGGCCACTATTCCATAAATGGTGCTGTTAGATGCAGAccgatttttatttttttaaacatctttgtCAATCAAATACAGTACTTTAAATAGATTTTAAGCACACTGTTGTCCAGGGAAGGGGGGTGGTACTCCAGAGGTGTGTATTCTCCatcttacgtttacatttactgtacatttcttcatttagcagatgcttttctccaaagcgacgtacatctcagagaaatacaattggtgcattacgttaggattaagagagacatggttgcaaacgtgtgattcttaagtaaact
Above is a genomic segment from Scleropages formosus chromosome 5, fSclFor1.1, whole genome shotgun sequence containing:
- the cdc123 gene encoding translation initiation factor eIF2 assembly protein produces the protein MKKEQVVNCQFSAWYPLFKKHTIKSVILALPQNVIDYLLDDGTLVVSGSHSPPSQTNNNDFDEDEEVQWSDDETTAIVTAPEFPEFNAKVQEAINALGGSVFPKLNWSAPRDANWIALNSSLKCRSLSDIFLLFKSSDFITHDLTQPFLQCSDDSPDPPISYELVLRKWSELIPGGEFRCFVKENKLIGISQRDYTQHYQHISKQQLDICHAIQEFFTNHIQYKFLDEDFVFDVYRDSQGRVWLIDLNPFGEVTNSLLFTWEELTSGQNLRAEQAEGALSQQDGPLFRYTTSEVTVQPSPCLSYRIPRDFVDLSTGEDAYKLIDFLKLKKNQQQEESDEEA